The following are encoded in a window of Deltaproteobacteria bacterium genomic DNA:
- a CDS encoding zinc ribbon domain-containing protein, with product MTQPQVTAQAKHSCPACGAEAHWNPAKQALICPFCGTEAPGQLEPIATGSPEIIEHDLVKALRGITDNYRGWQAQKTSVKCQSCQAISVFDATRVGQRCDFCGSNALVPYEQIKDSFTPESLLPLKISESAVRTIIRKWYGEVWFAPNKLKHVALTDQVKGVYLPYWTFDAQVHADWQAEAGYYYYTTEQFRDNTGHVRTREVRHVRWQPASGSLQYFFDDELVAASHAIEPHHLRAIEPFPTNNLVLYNSGYLSGWVVERYQIDLVAAAQHSRERMDTQLHRMCSAHVPGDTQRNLQVRADYSGQTFKHILAPAWLLTYSYGPRTYHVVVNGVTGAISGDYPKSWVKIFFTVLFVLVLLSIFFALAER from the coding sequence ATGACCCAACCTCAAGTTACTGCCCAAGCGAAGCACTCCTGCCCTGCCTGCGGAGCTGAAGCGCACTGGAACCCAGCCAAACAGGCATTGATCTGTCCTTTCTGTGGGACCGAAGCTCCAGGCCAACTTGAACCAATAGCAACGGGCAGTCCAGAAATTATTGAACATGACTTGGTCAAAGCGTTGCGAGGCATCACCGATAACTATCGCGGCTGGCAAGCCCAGAAGACATCGGTCAAATGCCAAAGTTGCCAGGCTATTTCGGTATTTGACGCCACTCGTGTCGGTCAGCGCTGTGACTTCTGCGGTTCCAATGCGCTTGTTCCCTATGAGCAAATCAAAGACTCCTTCACTCCCGAAAGCCTGCTGCCACTGAAGATTAGTGAGTCAGCTGTCAGAACCATTATCCGTAAATGGTACGGTGAAGTCTGGTTTGCACCAAATAAGCTCAAGCACGTCGCGCTGACCGATCAGGTGAAAGGTGTCTATCTGCCGTACTGGACCTTTGATGCGCAGGTGCATGCTGACTGGCAAGCTGAAGCCGGGTATTACTATTACACGACAGAACAATTCCGCGATAACACCGGCCATGTTCGCACCCGCGAAGTACGGCATGTCCGCTGGCAACCTGCTTCAGGCTCGCTGCAATACTTCTTTGATGATGAATTGGTTGCGGCTTCTCATGCGATAGAACCACACCATTTACGAGCTATTGAGCCATTTCCGACCAACAACCTCGTTCTCTATAATTCCGGGTATCTCTCGGGATGGGTGGTTGAGCGCTATCAGATCGACCTCGTTGCAGCCGCCCAACATTCACGTGAGCGTATGGATACCCAACTCCACCGCATGTGTAGCGCACACGTCCCGGGCGATACGCAACGGAATTTACAAGTACGTGCGGATTATTCCGGACAGACGTTCAAACATATCCTCGCGCCGGCTTGGTTGCTCACCTACAGTTATGGTCCACGGACATACCATGTCGTGGTCAATGGAGTCACCGGCGCGATTTCAGGTGACTATCCGAAGAGTTGGGTAAAGATCTTTTTCACCGTGCTCTTCGTGTTGGTGCTTCTGAGTATCTTTTTTGCGTTGGCGGAACGGTAA
- a CDS encoding helix-turn-helix domain-containing protein has translation MALMDFIRGQFIDIIQWTDDSRDTLSYRFPDEDKEIKNGAQLIVRESQVAQFVYLGQFGDTFGPGKYELATANIPILTDLKGWKYGFESPLKADLYYVITRIFSGNKWGTANPVMIRDQDFGIVRVRAYGTYDFRIVEPRMFLKEVAGTDDHFRLDEFADVMRSRIVSVFSEALAEAKIPVLDVASRYSEVGGAILPILNPVMKEKYGLELTSFVVENVSVPPEVEQAIDKRSSMAAVGNLNDYVKFQMAQGLEKGGAGVGGAGAELGIGLAIAQQMLNQPGGILNQSTPPAVGAATTAAAAPLPDLLGIADVAKMLGVSEDDVLATITTGDLKAKKIGSTYRITRTAVEEFLRN, from the coding sequence ATGGCATTAATGGATTTCATCCGTGGTCAGTTTATTGACATCATTCAATGGACAGACGACTCACGTGATACTCTGTCGTACCGGTTTCCCGATGAAGACAAAGAGATTAAGAATGGTGCGCAACTGATTGTTCGCGAGTCACAGGTCGCACAGTTTGTGTATCTCGGTCAGTTTGGTGATACTTTCGGTCCTGGCAAATATGAACTGGCAACGGCAAATATCCCGATCCTCACAGATTTGAAGGGATGGAAGTATGGCTTTGAGTCGCCGCTCAAAGCTGACCTGTATTACGTCATCACGCGCATATTCTCTGGCAACAAATGGGGGACCGCTAATCCAGTCATGATACGCGATCAAGACTTCGGCATCGTTCGCGTGCGTGCCTATGGCACCTATGACTTCCGTATCGTCGAGCCGCGCATGTTTCTCAAAGAAGTGGCAGGCACCGACGATCATTTCCGTCTTGATGAGTTTGCCGATGTTATGCGTTCGCGCATTGTGAGTGTCTTCTCTGAGGCATTGGCAGAAGCGAAGATTCCAGTACTCGATGTCGCGTCCCGTTATTCAGAAGTTGGTGGGGCGATCCTACCGATTCTGAATCCGGTGATGAAAGAAAAGTACGGTCTCGAACTGACCAGCTTCGTCGTTGAGAACGTTTCCGTACCACCAGAAGTTGAGCAAGCAATCGACAAACGTTCGAGTATGGCTGCGGTTGGTAATCTCAACGACTACGTCAAGTTCCAAATGGCCCAAGGCCTGGAAAAAGGCGGCGCTGGCGTTGGTGGCGCCGGTGCAGAGCTTGGCATTGGTTTGGCCATAGCCCAGCAAATGCTGAATCAACCTGGTGGGATATTGAATCAGTCCACGCCACCTGCCGTTGGAGCAGCAACGACCGCTGCGGCTGCTCCCTTGCCTGATCTGCTTGGTATCGCTGATGTCGCCAAGATGCTCGGAGTGAGCGAAGACGATGTCCTGGCCACCATAACCACAGGTGATCTCAAAGCCAAGAAAATTGGCTCGACGTATCGGATTACGCGGACGGCAGTGGAGGAATTTCTGAGGAATTAA
- a CDS encoding Gfo/Idh/MocA family oxidoreductase, with amino-acid sequence MDTIRFGLIGAGKHGSRYAKHIVEDIPQAELVAVCRRDRHEGETLAAKYHCAYYADYRQVLSDTRIDAVAIVVPPYLHQQIVTAACQAGKHILLEKPFATSVAEGQQLLTTLARSHSRCMVAHTLRFNSVVQTLKHHLPQIAPLHSLYLSQRFEQSPLVWLDHKAESGGGIVLHTGVHSFDLLRFLSGYEASQVWCQTQTVLTKETEDNFSMLCQLKNTSGSHILHGAAAGSRSTASRSGFIEISGANGQLVGDHYHGFAYVIHGAERISLSLPPPVPTIRDMLQVFVNCLRDGTPFPITPDDGFRAVAIAEACYRSATSGQLESVATYV; translated from the coding sequence ATGGACACGATACGTTTTGGACTCATTGGCGCAGGGAAACACGGGAGCCGGTACGCAAAGCACATCGTCGAGGATATTCCACAAGCTGAACTCGTGGCGGTGTGTCGACGCGATCGACACGAAGGGGAAACACTCGCGGCAAAATACCACTGCGCCTACTATGCGGATTATCGCCAGGTCCTTAGTGATACACGAATCGACGCTGTCGCGATCGTTGTCCCTCCCTATCTCCACCAACAGATTGTCACGGCAGCCTGCCAGGCTGGGAAACACATTCTGCTGGAAAAGCCTTTTGCAACCAGCGTTGCTGAAGGCCAGCAATTACTGACAACGCTCGCGCGGAGCCACAGTCGCTGCATGGTTGCACATACGTTGCGCTTCAACAGCGTCGTGCAAACGTTGAAGCACCACCTTCCCCAGATCGCCCCACTACACTCATTGTATCTCAGTCAACGATTTGAACAATCACCACTGGTGTGGCTCGATCATAAAGCCGAAAGCGGTGGGGGCATCGTCCTCCATACTGGGGTTCATAGTTTCGACTTATTACGCTTTCTCAGTGGGTATGAAGCCTCACAGGTATGGTGCCAAACACAGACGGTGCTGACCAAAGAAACTGAAGATAACTTTTCGATGCTCTGTCAGCTCAAGAACACATCAGGCTCGCATATCCTACACGGTGCTGCAGCGGGTTCACGTTCAACTGCCAGTCGCTCCGGGTTCATCGAAATTTCCGGCGCGAACGGCCAACTGGTGGGCGATCATTATCATGGATTTGCTTATGTGATTCACGGCGCAGAACGGATATCGCTTTCGCTCCCACCACCGGTACCAACCATTCGTGACATGCTCCAGGTCTTTGTCAATTGTCTTCGTGACGGTACCCCCTTCCCTATCACCCCCGACGATGGCTTCCGAGCTGTGGCAATTGCCGAGGCGTGTTATCGGTCTGCTACAAGTGGTCAGTTGGAATCCGTAGCCACATACGTTTAA
- a CDS encoding NUDIX hydrolase, with translation MATPRNPFPTVDIIIELASGGIVLIRRKNPPPGWALPGGFIDYGESAETAAIREAKEETSLDVQLVELLHVYSDPARDPRHHTLSTVFIATAKGQPQGADDAAEAQVFYENTLPTPLAFDHGKILRDYFAYKQTGKRPRYS, from the coding sequence ATGGCAACTCCCCGCAATCCTTTTCCTACTGTTGATATCATTATTGAACTTGCAAGCGGTGGCATCGTCCTCATTCGTCGCAAGAATCCTCCGCCAGGGTGGGCGTTACCAGGGGGATTTATCGACTACGGCGAATCAGCCGAGACAGCGGCGATTCGTGAAGCTAAAGAAGAGACGTCACTCGATGTGCAGCTTGTCGAACTACTCCATGTCTATTCTGACCCTGCGCGCGACCCCCGCCACCATACGCTCTCGACAGTTTTCATTGCTACTGCGAAAGGCCAACCCCAAGGGGCAGATGATGCCGCGGAAGCGCAGGTATTTTATGAGAATACCCTTCCTACTCCTCTGGCGTTCGATCACGGCAAAATTCTGCGAGATTATTTTGCCTATAAACAGACCGGAAAGCGGCCACGGTATAGTTAG